A genomic region of Methylobacterium durans contains the following coding sequences:
- a CDS encoding DUF72 domain-containing protein translates to MQSVVAVGTAGWNVPKAYADQFPASGSHLARYAQRFDAVEINTSFYRPHRVSTYERWAAAVPDQFRFAVKIPRTITHERRLENAYEPLAQFLGEVAGLGPKLGPLLLQLPPSLPFHAETAGAFLQRLRRAVPGSIVCEPRHASWFVPNVEAVLADLRIARVAADPAPVPQVTSVNEVDFRGGIGAAIGQAACGGSVVTLSSINAGANPAMPSICI, encoded by the coding sequence TTGCAGAGCGTCGTCGCTGTTGGAACAGCTGGCTGGAACGTGCCGAAGGCCTACGCTGACCAATTTCCGGCGTCAGGGAGTCATCTCGCGCGATATGCACAGCGCTTCGACGCCGTAGAGATCAACACGTCCTTCTACCGACCGCACCGTGTCTCAACCTACGAGCGGTGGGCAGCGGCCGTGCCCGACCAGTTCCGTTTTGCCGTGAAGATCCCGCGCACGATCACGCACGAGCGGCGCCTTGAGAATGCCTACGAGCCGCTCGCGCAGTTCCTCGGTGAGGTCGCCGGCCTAGGGCCGAAGCTCGGCCCGCTCCTGCTGCAACTGCCGCCGAGCTTGCCCTTCCATGCAGAGACCGCCGGCGCGTTCTTGCAGCGTCTCAGGCGTGCCGTCCCAGGCAGCATCGTCTGCGAGCCTCGGCACGCGAGTTGGTTTGTGCCCAACGTCGAAGCAGTCCTGGCAGACCTGCGCATCGCCCGGGTCGCAGCAGATCCGGCACCCGTTCCTCAGGTTACGTCCGTCAATGAGGTGGACTTTCGGGGTGGAATTGGAGCCGCCATCGGTCAGGCAGCCTGTGGTGGAAGTGTCGTGACGCTCTCCTCGATCAACGCCGGAGCAAACCCGGCCATGCCCTCGATCTGCATATAG